One Methylocaldum marinum DNA window includes the following coding sequences:
- a CDS encoding MbtH domain protein: MDELVARLSTGDHRVEASLRPEKTVKALKECIDRGYVNIKFTDTKGGTDLGFKLDRDGSDLSKANFDLESGNCRLVGNLTLNYVKVQCIADLDLKTLDGKGHLIPLES; the protein is encoded by the coding sequence GTGGACGAATTAGTAGCACGTCTATCCACTGGAGATCATCGTGTCGAAGCGAGTTTGCGTCCGGAAAAAACCGTTAAGGCATTGAAGGAATGCATCGATCGAGGCTACGTTAATATTAAGTTCACCGATACGAAAGGAGGTACTGACCTCGGATTCAAGCTCGATAGAGATGGGTCTGATCTAAGTAAAGCCAACTTTGACTTGGAATCCGGAAACTGCCGATTGGTCGGCAATTTGACGCTGAATTACGTAAAGGTTCAATGTATTGCTGATTTGGATCTTAAGACGCTTGATGGAAAAGGACACCTGATTCCACTAGAAAGTTGA
- a CDS encoding MbtH family protein, producing MAYDEREDTTVYKVVVNHEEQYSIWPADRENALGWRDAGKAGTKSDCLAYIKEVWTDMRPLSLRKRMEEAEKSAIRD from the coding sequence ATGGCTTATGATGAAAGAGAAGATACTACGGTGTACAAGGTCGTAGTTAATCACGAAGAACAGTATTCTATCTGGCCTGCGGACAGAGAGAACGCTCTCGGTTGGAGAGATGCCGGCAAGGCTGGTACGAAATCGGATTGCCTAGCCTATATTAAGGAAGTATGGACCGATATGAGGCCTTTGAGTCTGAGGAAGAGAATGGAGGAAGCGGAGAAGAGCGCAATTCGCGATTAA
- a CDS encoding efflux RND transporter periplasmic adaptor subunit has translation MEQPQQEPDTDIARTLSLDGASRKRKHLKWWIVIGVLGVLTGTAGVVMNGQSRSPDSSEFQTVKVRRESFSVDIIATGTLKPINQVDVGSELSGTIDSVKVDYNDRVRQGQILATLNTDELEAKVLESKSSLESEQARLRVARATLVEASLKFQRVQQLIAKRLVPLQDVDVARAAYDRARAEEASAKARVTLAQANLDANRTNLAKAAIRSPIDGIVLARKVEPGQTVAASFQTPVLFTLAEDLTRMVLHANVDEANMGQIKEGQDASFTVDAYPSRKFPAKIVSIRNDPQTVDGIVTYETLLSVDNSELLLRPGMTATANITAHRVAEAIVVPNGALRFSKSRSGEAAFQGAAASPDRSQVVWTLRDGKPVAIPVSVGQSDGHVTEIIAGELNPGMSLLVNEIDANGGGNQATRLSRQDN, from the coding sequence ATGGAGCAGCCTCAGCAAGAACCGGATACGGATATCGCTCGAACCTTGAGTTTGGATGGCGCGAGCCGCAAGCGGAAGCATCTGAAGTGGTGGATCGTTATCGGGGTCCTCGGGGTTTTGACGGGAACCGCGGGGGTGGTGATGAACGGGCAGTCCCGTAGTCCGGATTCATCGGAGTTTCAGACCGTCAAAGTCCGCCGCGAGAGTTTCAGCGTCGACATTATCGCAACCGGTACCCTGAAGCCGATCAACCAGGTGGACGTGGGAAGCGAGTTGTCCGGCACGATCGATTCGGTCAAGGTGGACTACAACGACAGGGTCAGGCAGGGGCAGATCCTGGCCACGCTGAACACCGACGAGCTCGAGGCCAAGGTCCTGGAATCCAAATCTTCGCTCGAATCCGAGCAGGCCAGATTGCGCGTGGCAAGGGCCACGCTGGTCGAAGCAAGTCTCAAATTCCAGCGAGTGCAACAGCTCATCGCGAAGAGACTCGTGCCCCTGCAGGACGTCGACGTAGCGCGGGCAGCCTATGATCGTGCCCGTGCCGAAGAGGCCAGCGCCAAGGCCCGAGTCACCCTTGCCCAGGCGAATCTGGATGCGAATCGGACGAACCTTGCCAAAGCGGCGATCCGCTCCCCGATCGACGGTATCGTTCTTGCCCGGAAGGTTGAGCCGGGGCAGACCGTGGCCGCTTCCTTTCAGACCCCCGTACTGTTCACTTTGGCCGAAGATCTCACTCGCATGGTGCTCCATGCCAATGTCGATGAAGCCAATATGGGACAGATCAAGGAAGGACAAGATGCAAGCTTTACCGTCGATGCCTATCCCAGTCGCAAATTCCCGGCGAAAATCGTCTCGATTCGAAATGATCCTCAGACCGTTGACGGGATCGTGACTTATGAGACTTTGTTGAGCGTCGACAATTCGGAACTGTTGTTGCGCCCCGGCATGACCGCTACGGCCAATATCACGGCACACAGGGTTGCGGAGGCCATCGTGGTACCTAACGGCGCACTCCGTTTTTCGAAATCCAGGAGCGGTGAAGCGGCTTTCCAGGGTGCGGCCGCGTCGCCGGATCGTAGCCAGGTGGTCTGGACACTCCGTGACGGAAAACCGGTTGCCATCCCGGTGAGCGTCGGGCAATCCGACGGCCATGTCACGGAAATTATCGCCGGGGAGCTTAACCCCGGAATGTCGCTCCTGGTCAACGAAATCGATGCGAACGGCGGGGGAAATCAGGCTACGCGTTTGTCCCGGCAGGACAACTGA
- a CDS encoding ABC transporter ATP-binding protein produces the protein MLALTGIDLQIGNGEFVAVMGPSGSGKSTFMNILGCLDVPSSGRFLFRGVEVGKLSRDQRALLRRHYLGFVFQQFNLLSRMSALENVELPLIYRGVPVAERRARALDVLAAMGLKGREKHTPVELSGGQQQRVAIARAIVTNPAVLLADEPTGSLDTKRTREIMEILTRLNRDHGLTIVMVTHEPDVAAYTQRCVHFLDGAIAIDEPQKAFA, from the coding sequence GTGCTGGCATTGACCGGCATCGACTTGCAGATTGGCAATGGCGAGTTCGTGGCGGTGATGGGGCCCAGCGGCTCGGGAAAGTCGACTTTCATGAACATCCTCGGTTGCTTGGATGTGCCCAGTTCGGGCAGGTTTCTCTTTCGGGGCGTCGAGGTCGGCAAGCTAAGCCGGGATCAACGGGCCTTGTTACGCCGTCACTACCTTGGCTTTGTGTTCCAACAGTTTAACCTTCTCAGCCGAATGTCTGCTCTGGAAAACGTGGAGCTGCCGCTGATTTATCGCGGTGTTCCGGTAGCCGAGAGACGGGCGCGAGCGCTCGACGTGCTTGCGGCCATGGGCCTCAAAGGGCGGGAGAAACATACTCCCGTGGAGCTTTCCGGCGGCCAACAGCAGCGCGTTGCCATTGCCCGTGCGATCGTGACCAATCCGGCGGTGCTCCTGGCGGACGAACCCACCGGTAGTTTGGATACCAAACGTACCCGAGAAATCATGGAAATTTTGACCCGATTGAATCGCGACCACGGACTCACGATTGTCATGGTGACTCACGAACCGGATGTGGCGGCCTACACTCAAAGGTGTGTGCACTTCCTCGACGGGGCCATCGCGATCGATGAGCCGCAGAAGGCCTTTGCCTGA